The genomic region gtggaacAGAACTTGCATTCTGTGGTGTGAAGAGGCCAGGGCATCCCCTACCACCAATGCAGACTGTCTCCTTCGCCGTCCCTCCTCACCCGCACTTGGCTTCTTGTGCCTCCACTCAAAcccgtaaatcaatcaatcgtattgagcgctcactgtgtgcagagcactgtacgaagcacttgggaagtacaagttggcaacatatagagacggtccctacccaacagtgggctcacagtcgaaaagactgTGAATTACAGGGGGGTTTCTCCACCCCGCTTAGCATTCCAGCGCAGGTACCTGATCCCGAAGTCCCGTTGCCAACGGGGGCTTCTCCCGGCTCCAGCCCCTTGTGAAAGGTCGGTTTGTGGAAAGGCATCAAAGTCGAGGGCGATCCTAGGGCCTGCCCTTCCCCAAAGCTGTCGCTCTGGGGGAGCCATCAGGCCCCCAAGACTGTGGAGAGCAAAAGAAATGGTTTTCACCCCCCAAAAACCAGTTTCCCCAAGCCCACACCACGAAGACGTTTCCCCTTTACGGTTCTGCCTTCTGGGGGCCCGCGGCACTCGTCGACCCCGGGGCTGCTGGGTGGGGACAAGGACGACTCGCATCCGAAGATGCTCCGGTTCAGGAAGCACCCTGGAATCGGAGCGCTgaaagggaatggagaggagtaCAAAAGTTCCACAGGTCGACTGAGGAAAGCGTTAATTGGCTGGATAAACCGAGTCACGAGGAGCTCTGGTATCGGCGGTGGAAACCCCCCCGTGGAGGGAGCGGCGCTCTCTGGCCAGGGAATCCGGCGGGGCAGGAGCTCCAGGGTCTCGCCGGGCCAGGGTAAGTTGGGTCGCGCTGGTCCCAGGGTCTGCCCGCCCCGCTCGGCTTCTCTGAGTGGAGCACGCCCTGGAAGGTGACGCCGTGCTCGTACCATTCTTTCATCCGCCTGATTTTTTCTTTTGAGACCCCGTGAATGTTTCTCCTGTGCGGGACGAGATGGGAACAGAGTTAGTCCCAACGCTCTAAATCAAACTGGCTTTCCTACATCAGAAACGTTCTGCCACTTCACAGGCCTCCCTCAAATTTTATCTCCTAGGGCTCCACTCCGGAAAAAGCTGTATCACTGCTCGTCTGCTCGGGGTTGCAAGGTGCCTTTCACGGGAGCTCGGCTCTGGGGAGAGCAGATGCTCCTCAGCCGCCTCCcccggggaggaggggacggCGCCTTGAACCTGAAGTGGTAGGTACGGCGCCCAGCCCACAGCAACAGGTGCTCCAACCGCAGCCATTCCCATTTCGGGCCTCTCCAGGAAGCAGGATGGTGGGCAAGGATACCCAAAAATGGCACAGTGCCACCCTGCTTCACCGCCTGCCCCTTGGagcggcgtgacctagtggaaagagcacgggccagggactgagaggactcgggttctaatcccagctttgccacttccctgctgtgcgaCTCCAGGGAAGCCACTCCcgttctctgtttcctcaccattaaaatggagattaaatacctcttctccttgcagctacttagactgggagccccatgtgggcagggactgtatccgagataattaactcgtacctaccccagcacttaacggtGTCTGCCACGTGGACACGTctcttagagcagtgtctgacaaacagtaagtgccaataccataaaaaaaggacctgttcttcctacttacactgagcagggactgtgtccgactttctGCTTTGTACAAGGCttggcaagcagtaagcgcttaaataccacaattattatcatttgtctTGCGGGACAGGCGAGCTGACCACCCTAAgatgccctgctccctcctcagccctccatgGTGCTGCTGCTCGGTAGGTAGATGGGTGACTGACGCAgagtaagctgttaacaaatgccattattattttttccctctTAGATTGGAGTTGCCCTTGTACACCTTCTGTGTGGGACTTAGGACTGATCTCATGAAATCCAAAGATCAAGTGCCATCCCCGTGGTCAGCAGCCGCTCCAGCCGTGAGCTTGCCACCCCTGGGGTGGGAACATCTACCTCGCAAAGACGCGTGGGCTGCCGTTGTGTCCACTGCAACCTGCATCTGGCTTAAGGTAAGTGGAGGCCAGTACTTAAGATCTTTAAGGAGCCAACTGCctgtattgttaataataataataatggtatttgttaagcgcttactatgtgcaaagcactgttccaagtgctggggagattacaaggcgatcaggttgtcccatgtggggctcacagtcttaatccccatgagggaactgaggcccagagaagttaagtgacttgcccaaagtcacacagctgacaactggtggagctgggatttgaacccatgacttctgactccaaagcccgggctccttccactgagccgcgctgcttctcttgagtgcaCAAGGTGGgacttaaaattattttaaagcgAGGGGGACGTTTTAGAACGGCACCTTTCCGACCTCTCTTGGGGATTAGCCGGAGAGTACAAAAagtgcctgttaataataataataatggcatttgttaagcgcttactatgtgcaaagcactgttctaagcgctggggagattacaaggcgatcagattgtcccatggggggctcacagtctgcatccccattttacagatgagggaactgaggcccagagcagttaagtgacttgcccaaagtcacacagctgacaactggtggagctgggatttgaacccatgacttctgactccaaagcccgggctctttccactgagccgcgctgcttctcttgaatgcaCATGGTGGgacttaaaattattttaaagcgAGGGGGACGTTTTAGAACGGCACCTTTCCGACCTCTCTTGGGGATTAGCCGGAGAGTACAAAAagtgcctgttaataataatggcatttgttaagcgcttactatgtgcaaagcactgttctaagcgctggggagattacaaggcgatcagattgtcccatggggggctcacagtcttcatccccattttacagatgagggaactgaggcccagagcagttaagtgacttgcccaaagtcacacagctgacaactggtggagctgggatttgaacccatgacttctgactccaaagcccgggctctttccactgagccgcgctgcttctcttgagtgcaCAAGGTGGgacttaaaattattttaaagcgAGGGGGACGTTTTAGAACGGCACCTTTCCGACCTCTCTCGGGGATTAGCCGGAGAGTACAAAAagtgcctgttaataataataataatggcatttgttaagcgcttactatgtgcaaagcactgttctaagcgctggggagattacaaggcgatcagattgtcccatggggggctcacagtcttcatccccattttacagatgagggaactgaggcccagagcagttaagtgacttgcccaaagtcacacagctgacaactggtggagctgggatttgaacccatgacttctgactccaaagcccgggctctttccactgagccgcgctgcttctcttgagtgcaCAAGGTGGgacttaaaattattttaaagcgAGGGGGACGTTTTAGAACGGCACCTTTCCGACCTCTCTCGGGGATTAGCCGGAGAGTACAAAAagtgcctgttaataataataataatggcatttgttaagcacttactatgtgcaaagcactgttctaagcgctggggagattacaaggcgatcaggttgtcccatggggggctcacagtcttcatccccattttacagatgagggaactgagtcccagagcagttaagtgacttgcccaaagtcacacagctgacaactggtggagctgggatttgaacccatgacttctgactccaaaggccgggctctttccactgagccgcgctgcttctcttcagtgcaCAAGATGGgacttaaaattattttaaagcgAGGGGGACGTTTTAGAACGGCAGCTTTCCGACCTCTCTCGGGGACTAGCCGGAGAAGTACAAAAagtgcctgttaataataataataataataatggcattggttaagcgcttactatgtgcaaagcactgttctaagcactggggagattccaaggcgatcaggttgtcccatggggggctcacagtcttaatccccattttacagatgagggacctgaggcccagagaagtgaagtgacttgcccaaagtcccacagctgacagcctGTTCCTTACCAGCGGGGCCGAGTAGACCACAGCAGCAACCAGAAACAATTCCATCCGTCCCAAGGCGTGGCGGATTCCTCATGGGAGCCGACAACGGCGCCCTTGGCTTTAGCACTATTCTACCTCAGATTCCCGAGTTTGCCGCACGCTCCATCTCTCTGCTATCAAGGCTGAGGGAAAACTTGCAGGCTTATAAATACCTTTCAGGTGGACGGCTTTTGTCTTTAAATTTACAACTGAATACCCAAAAAGACAAAAATCCAAGTCCTGCCTTTTAGTGGGAGACTATGTGCATCAATGCCATTTGAAAACTTGCCCCTCATTATTTTAAGAAACTGGAATTAGTTTGAaattacattgtaaactcctttgaaCGCAAGGATGTGCACCCTACtcctattatacttttccaagtgcttaatacagtgctttacgcacATTAGGTACCTATCAAATAGCTCTGATTGAGAAGAGACTCTCCAGTGTGAAGGCCCATTTCAGCGTCTAGTACCTGCCTTTACTTCTTGAGAGCTACTTACTGCCCCGCTTGTCGAGAAATCGCCCAGTGAGTCTCACCCTGAGGCTGATTCTACACCAGAAAATTACAGCATCCAGATACTCTCAATCAAAAATATACTTGGGACTCATTACaggccaaaaaaaagaaaaaaaaaagccatagaTTTCCAAAAAGCTGAGGCTAAAATATATTTTGGTGATTTAGACGATCAAGtttatacagtctagagataataaAAGTGGAAAGCCAGTTCTACCAGGtcatagtatgtttggttttgttctccgtctcccccttttagactgtgagcccactgttgggtagggatctgtctctatatgttgccaatttgtacttcccaagtgcttagtacagtgctctgcacatagtaagcgctcaataaatacgatcgatgatgatgatagcttctCATTCTGCATTGGGGCTGGAATGCTggtggggaattagggaatgtttatctgatcaatcaatcaatcgtatttattgagcgcttactgtgtgcagagcactgtactaagcgcttgggaagtccaagttggcaacatgtagagacagtccctacccaacagtgggctcacagtctaaaagggggagacggagaacaaaaccaaacatactaacaaaataaaataaatagaatagatatgtacaagtaaaataaatagagtaataaatatgtacaaacatatatacatctatacaggtgctgtggggaagggaaggaggtaagatgggggggatggagagggggacgaggggacgaGTCCCATTATCTGATGggacttacgtccatatctgtcattgatttatttatattaatgtctgtctaggcTGTacggtcgttgtgggcagggaacatcatcatcatcaatcgtatttattgagtgcttactgtgtgcagagcactgtactaagcgcttgggaagtacaaattggcaacatatttatttatttatttattttacttgtgcatagctattctatttattttattttgttagtatttttggttttgttctctgtctcccccttttagactgtgagccccctgttgggtagggactgtctctagatgttgccaacttgtacttcccaagcgcttagtacagtgctctgcacacagtaagcgctcaataaatacgattgatgatgatgatgatatagagacagtccctacccaacagtgggcacacagtctaaaagggggagacagagaacaaaaccaaacatactaacaaaataaaataaatagaatagaacacGAATAGAATAGAACATTTCTATTCTAGAAATAGaacatgtctgttctattgttatactgtactctcccaagtgcttagtacagtgctccgcacacagcaagcgctcaataaatacaactgactgatcgaGTGACAACAGGGCCGCCGAGCGCTGCGAGTGGCGGAAGAACGAGCAGGTTGGGGGCAAACCCGGGATGTCAGATTAGGTGAGGACAATGGCATGAGTTTTCTTTAGCGCGTCATTCTGGGAGAACGCCAGCCTATCTGCTTTTTCCCCCAAGGACTACGATctcgattttagactgtgagcccactgttgggtagggactgtctctatgtgttgccaatttgtacttcccaagcgcttagtatagtgctctgcacatagtatgcgctcaataaatacgattgattgacttctggaCGTGCGTTAGAGTCTGAGAAGCAAATTCTCCCGGATCCCATTTCCCCGACAGCAACCTGGGGCCTCACAGATAGTTTCCCCGGACGGGATTACCAAGTCCCTGAGGACGACAGGGGGGCAAAGAGAGAAACTGGGAAGATAAAGATGTACCTTGCTAACTCTTGAACATTGAACTTCCAGCGAGTGTCAGGTTCTCGGAATATAACTTCATAGTTATTCTCAAGCGCCTGATTTCCAAAAAGTACATAAAACGTTGAAGACATGGGACATTTCATAATGTTTACGCTGCCAGTTAGCATTTCCTGCAGATTCCGTGTTAAAATCCCTCTCGGCAGGCACCTCCCCCTCGCCACCCCCAACCCACACGGAGGTTTGGTCTGCTGCTATCGACAAGGACACGTCGCTGCCTCGCCGTTGGGGCCAGAGAGTGAACTGTGGCTTGGTTGAACTagcgtccctcctcctcctcctcctctcccgaaGGGGCTGGTGGGGTCCCTCTTGGTGGAGGATTTCTAAAACAAGAGAGATGCTCATTTTTCCAATGCGGTAGCGGCGCTGGATGAGGTCTCTCAGGGTCCTTTGGTCCCTTCCCAAAATCCCCCTGCCGTTTCctggtcatagagaagcagcgtggctcagtggaaagagcccgggctttggagtcagaggtcagggtttcaaatcccagctccgccaactgtcagctgtgtgactttgggcaagtcacgtcacttctctgggcctcagttccctcatctgtaaaatgggggtgaatactgtgagccccccgtggggcaacctgatcaccttgtaacctccccagtgcttagaagagtgttttgcacatagtaagcgcttaataaatgccatcatcatcatcacagttctCATGGTTGGCTGAGGGGGTGACCAGTGGAACTGAGACACAGTACAAAACACTCACTGAGGCAGGAAACAGCTCTGTGAGAATCCCACTGAATCTTTCAGATAATCAGAATGAGTCTCTTCAACTTCTGGGCCCTCGTAGCGGAGCCCAGCACGGAGGGGTAGAAAGGACCCCTGATGCCTTCTGTTCCTGTAAGACTTTTCCTCCCTGAACTTGCCCTAGGAGTGGACAGTCCCTCACACCCTGCGGGCCCAGTGGGACAAAGGCCGTCCTCTGACCGGCAGCTCTCCTTGCATTCtgctccccatttctcaaaaccTCAGCGCAATTCTCGCCCAAACACAGCAAGCAGCGCTTCTGCTCATACCACCCACCCCACTCACGCCTCCCCACTTTCTTACCgcaacccaccaccaccacctagaAGTCAGCAACTGAGTTTAGAATGAGAAATGAGAAGAGGGTCTTGCCTCAGAAAAaaaatgcagacacacacacacacatacacactctctctgcCTTGCTCCCAAAATGCATGTGACTTTAATCACCTGGATGCACCACCCCAAAACTGACGAGCCTGCCCCACTCCGCCTTCTCTTCTGGCCCAATCTCCTGTCCAATAGTCCTGACTAGCCCCCTGATGCCAtcccccaagaagcagtgtggcctagaggaaagagtacaggcccacgagtcggaggacctgagttctaatcccagctctatgcccgtgacaccctgggcaagacacttaggttctctttgcctcagctatttcatctgtaaaatggggattaaatcctactctctcctgtttaggctgtaagtcccatatgggacagacacttgtgtccgacccaattagcttgaatttaccccagcacttagtacagtgtctggcccacacagtaagtgcttaacacaagtatcatttaaaaaaaaaaaaaggaggggagttGGACCCAAAGCCACCCGCTCGTACCTGGCTTTTATACATTGTTGGCTTGGGAATCTTATAGTCCCATGGGTGGAAAACTACACATCAGTAACCCAGTATGGGAGACAGAAGCATGGGCTGTCCGTAGATacagcatgagtttgggagtcggaaggatctgggttctaatcccagttctgccacttgtcggctgtgtgacctcaggcaagtcgcctcacttctctctactccggtctctcatctgtaaaacatggattaagatcttgagccccgtataggacagggaccgtgtccaacctgattagcttgtacctaccccagggcctggcccataggaagcgcttagcagataccgttAAAGATAAAAAAATGTCAGACAAGGCCACGAGGCTGATCCAAACTCCCGCTAACCGAGCGGCAGAAGCCCCTAGAAACATCTCCTAGCAGAGGCCAACAAGTGTTTCCAACAGGATGcctaaaagtgcttaacaaatactattaaaacgtCCTGGGTGGCTGAGAGAGAAACCGTCTGCTAGTGGAACGTGCCACACCACAATTAAACAGAGTCGCCCAGCTTGGCTTGTGGCTTGGCTGCTGGGTTCCCCGGGCTCTCCGACCCCTCCAGACCCAAGGCCGGGGCCCGGCCCACTGTCAGGCGAGGGAAAAGCCAAGAAAGATAAGGTCGACAAACACACTGGGTGAGACTGGGGCTCACGCCACGCTGACCTAAGCAACGGCTAAGTGGAGCACACCGAACCCTCAGCCTGGCTTCCCGGAAGAAGGGTTGGGATGAGTCGGGGGGCTCCTGGGAGATCAGGAAAAGGGATCGGATCGACTGTCCCGCCGTGACCGGAAACTCACAAATGACGCTTCTTCCTACCATGACTGCGTACGGCCTCATCTCCCAGGACTGCAGGTTGGTGTTATCGATGATTACGGGGGACTCGCCATTCCTCATTGCTGTCCTGGCTGCAACACAACAGGTTACGCCGTGGTGAGAAACTCATCCTCAGCTGAGGCAGGACAGCAAACTGAGTATGCCGGGTTTTAACTGAGCAACAACCCTGGCCTAGCCCTGTTATCGGTCATTTCTTTCTTcctacaattcagcagtaaaacCAGTCCTGTCCGCTGTTAAGATCACGAAGACACAAGCACAGCCTAGCCTAGTTCAGACCAATAGTCCACCCAGCCCAGGCTCCTGCTTCCGCTTGCGGCAACCCAACATTATCGAACCGTCATCCCTAACTTGTCCCTTCAGCAACCCATTACACACCTCTCCCCCGATAAattcatccaatcaatggtacttacagagcgcttactgtgtgcagagcactgtactaagcgctttactgtAGCACCAACCCCTCCTCGAACCTACTGATCTTTTCTACTCTGACCACTTCGTGTGGTAACAAGGTCTAAGcactgtccaccagctctgtgaaAACAATTTTCCACTTGCTGGTCTGGAAGCTCCCATTTTTGATCTGCTGTGGCACCTGAAGAACAAATCGGTGTACATCTTGTCCACAACTCCATGAGTGTGTAAACTCCATCCAtcagcggtacttattgagcgtttactgcgtgcagagcactgttccctcCCAGTCTTTCAAGCCCTCTGAgccatggcagcgtggctcagtggaaagagccc from Tachyglossus aculeatus isolate mTacAcu1 chromosome 20, mTacAcu1.pri, whole genome shotgun sequence harbors:
- the N4BP2L1 gene encoding NEDD4-binding protein 2-like 1 isoform X4 is translated as MRNGESPVIIDNTNLQSWEMRPYAVMEKHSRGLKRKNQADERMVRARRHLPGRAPLREAERGGQTLGPARPNLPWPGETLELLPRRIPWPESAAPSTGGFPPPIPELLVTRFIQPINAFLSRPVELLYSSPFPFSAPIPGCFLNRSIFGCESSLSPPSSPGVDECRGPPEGRTVKGKRLRGVGLGKLVFGG
- the N4BP2L1 gene encoding NEDD4-binding protein 2-like 1 isoform X2, which encodes MEAVFPATRIQWEGHVKRMDDSRIPNNLLWQLKRDFPQALIFSTDDFFVREDGTYEFNPDFLGEAHKWNQERARTAMRNGESPVIIDNTNLQSWEMRPYAVMEKHSRGLKRKNQADERMVRARRHLPGRAPLREAERGGQTLGPARPNLPWPGETLELLPRRIPWPESAAPSTGGFPPPIPELLVTRFIQPINAFLSRPVELLYSSPFPFSAPIPGCFLNRSIFGCESSLSPPSSPGVDECRGPPEGRTVKGKRLRGVGLGKLVFGG
- the N4BP2L1 gene encoding NEDD4-binding protein 2-like 1 isoform X1 — its product is MDRAFLRSFGGLGLGTPGTPPPARSRPRPRPRPRFSKRLYLLRGLPGAGKTSLARQLKRDFPQALIFSTDDFFVREDGTYEFNPDFLGEAHKWNQERARTAMRNGESPVIIDNTNLQSWEMRPYAVMEKHSRGLKRKNQADERMVRARRHLPGRAPLREAERGGQTLGPARPNLPWPGETLELLPRRIPWPESAAPSTGGFPPPIPELLVTRFIQPINAFLSRPVELLYSSPFPFSAPIPGCFLNRSIFGCESSLSPPSSPGVDECRGPPEGRTVKGKRLRGVGLGKLVFGG
- the N4BP2L1 gene encoding NEDD4-binding protein 2-like 1 isoform X3, encoding MDRAFLRSFGGLGLGTPGTPPPARSRPRPRPRPRFSKRLYLLRGLPGAGKTSLARQLKRDFPQALIFSTDDFFVREDGTYEFNPDFLGEAHKWNQERARTAMRNGESPVIIDNTNLQSWEMRPYAVMALENNYEVIFREPDTRWKFNVQELARRNIHGVSKEKIRRMKEWYEHGVTFQGVLHSEKPSGAGRPWDQRDPTYPGPARPWSSCPAGFPGQRAPLPPRGGFHRRYQSSS